A window of Candidatus Bathyanammoxibius amoris genomic DNA:
CTCTGAAGATTGGTCGTTGCCATACCCACACTCTGCTTTCTTGTGGCCGGTTTAATAACATCACCTACCCTCACAAGGTAGGAAGGTATGTCGAGCCTTCTGCCGTTTACCATTATATGGCCGTGACCTATTATCTGTTTCGCCTCCTTCCTGGATGCAGCGAAGCAAAGAAGGTAGAGTACATTGTCCAGCCTCCTTTCCAGCAATACGAGTAGATTTTCTCCCGTGTTACCCTTTTGTCGTTCGGCCTTCTCAAAGACCTTCCTGAAAGACCTCTCCATTACGCCATAGGACCTTTTCAGTTTCTGCTTCTCCCTGAACTGCAGTCCATATTTGGACATCTTGCTTCTGCGCCAGAAATGCTGGCCGGGAACGGTTTTCCTCTTCGTAACGGGACACTTCACCGTATGGCAGCGGTTGCCCTTGAGGTACAATTTTGTCCCTTCTCGTCTGCACAACCTGCAGGACGGCCCATTGTATTTGCCCATCTCCTACTACACCCTCCTCTTCTTTCTGGGGCGACAACCGTTGTGTGGCAGTGGTGTCACGTCTTCGATGGATTTAACGCTAAGCCCTGCCATCTGAAGTGCCGTGATGGCGGATTCCCTGCCTGAACCGGGTCCCTTGACCTTTATGTCAAGCTCTGAGACCCCTTGCTTTAAGGCCTTATCAGCCACGTTTTCGGCGGCCT
This region includes:
- the rpsD gene encoding 30S ribosomal protein S4, which encodes MGKYNGPSCRLCRREGTKLYLKGNRCHTVKCPVTKRKTVPGQHFWRRSKMSKYGLQFREKQKLKRSYGVMERSFRKVFEKAERQKGNTGENLLVLLERRLDNVLYLLCFAASRKEAKQIIGHGHIMVNGRRLDIPSYLVRVGDVIKPATRKQSVGMATTNLQSYAPRFDSPWLELDKDTPQAKVLRLLVREEVSVPIQEQLVVELCSK
- the rpsK gene encoding 30S ribosomal protein S11, which gives rise to MAKSGKKNVRRTVNRAVAHIKATFNNTFINITDLNGETICWASAGTVGFKGSRKSTPFAAQKAAENVADKALKQGVSELDIKVKGPGSGRESAITALQMAGLSVKSIEDVTPLPHNGCRPRKKRRV